GCCCCTCGGATGACCTGCGGAGTGCTGTCATCAGGCCAGCCGACGTCAACGGGACCGCGCGGTCGACCGCTTCCTTCGCAGGTCTCGTCGTCACGTGGCTGCCACCTCTCGATGCCAGTGTCTGGCGCCACGGACGCGTGCCCGCCCCGATTGGCGCGCGTCCGTCGCGGCCACCCGCGCTCAGGGCCACGACGTGACCTCCACCCGGTCTGGCGATGCGCCGGATCGCTGATCTGCACCCGGCCGGGCCCAGACGGACGCACGTCATCGCCAGCTCGTCGGCATCGCTCCGGTCGCCCGACGACCCGGCTCCAGCATCCGCGGCGACCACCCGCCCGAGGGCGGCAACACGAACCTCTAGCCCTCATGGTCCGACCGGACGCCGCGTTGCCTACCGGAACGCCCGGCCACCGATCACGCACCCAGGTAACGCAGCACGGCGAGCACCCGGCGGCTGTAACCGCCCTCCGCCGACAGTCCGAGCTTGTCGAAGATCGCATTCACATGCTTCTCGACCGCGCTCTGCGAGATCGACAGCTCGCTTCCGATCCGCCCGTTGGTCTGCCCCTCCGCCATCCGGCCGAGCACCTCGCGCTCGCGGCCGGTCAGCGCCGCCAGCGGGTCGGCGTGGGCCGGGCGGGCCAGAAGTTGCCGTACCACCTCGGGGTCGAACGCCGCACCGCCCGCGCCGACGCGGTTCAGGGCGTCGAGGAATTCTTCCACCCGGACGACCCGATCTTTCAGCAGGTAGCCGATCCCGGATGCGGTGCTGCCCAGCAACTCCGCCGCGTACCGCTTCTCGACGTACTGGGACAGCACGAGCACCCCCACGGCCGGCCACCGCTCCCGGATCCGCAACGCCGCCCGCAGCCCTTCGTCGGTGTGCGTCGGGGGCATCCGCACGTCGACCACGACGACGTCCGGCGGCCCGGCGGCCACCGCGGCGAGCAGCGCGTCGGCGTCTCCGACCGAGGCGACGACGTCGTGCCCCTCGTCGGCCACCAATCGTTCCAGCCCCACCCGCAGCAGCGCGGAGTCTTCGGCCAGCATCAAACGCACGGCAGAACCGCCTCGATCGTCGTCGGACCGCCTGCCGGGCTGTCCACGCGGAACCGCCCGTCGAGCGCCGACACCCGCCGGGACAGCCCGGTCAGCCCGGTACCCGAGGGCTCCGCGCCGCCGGTGCCGTCGTCGTGGACGACGACCCGCAGTTCCTCGCCGGTCCGTCGCACGGCGACATCCACCCGGGACGCCGCCGCGTGCTTGATCGCGTTCGTCACCGCCTCGCTGACCACAAAATATGCCACAGTCTCGACCGCGCTCACCGGACGCTCGTCCAGCTCCACGCTCAGCGTCACCGGAACGGGTGAGCGGTCGGCCACGGTCTCCAGCGCGACCGGGAGGCCCCCGGCGTCCAGTGCCGCCGGGAACACCCGCCAGGAGACCTCGCGCAGCTCGACCAGTGCGTCCGCCGCTTCGTCGTGCGCCTGCCGCAGCAGGTCGGACAGCCGGCCGTCGGCCGGCGGCAGGCGCCGGGCTCGCCCGAGCAGCATCCCTACCGCCACCAACCGCTGTTGGACGCCGTCGTGCAGGTCCCGCTCGATCCGACGCCGCTCGGCGTCCACCGCCGCCACCACCTCGAGCCGGGCGGTGGACAGTTCGGCGATCCGCCGCTCGTAGGCCTCGCGCGGGCCCGGTCCGAGCAGCCGCACGGCGACCCAGCGGTCGGCCCTGGCCAGCGCCGCGATCCCGGACAGGTTGAGGAACGCGAGCACTGCCGCGAGCCCGATCAGGTACGCGACGATGAGCGGCGTCGCCTCGATCCCGTCGACCGGCCACCCGAGGATCCAGCCGATCCACAGCACGAGCACGGTCACCCCGCCCCAGAGCAGCAGCCCGTAGAGCAGTCCGCCGAACAGCCCGACCGCTACCCGGGCTGCCAGGTAGGCCAGGGCCCCGGCGGTGGTCACTGCACCGCTGGTGGTCGGCCCGTAGAAGCGGACGACCCGGCGTCGATCGATCTCGGCCAGCCAGCGGGCCACCGCTCCGAGCCGCGGCCGCGCCCGCCCCGCGGTCAGCGCGACCGCCGCACCGGCCGCGAGCAGGTACCCGAGCGCGACCAGCCCGGTGCAGGCACCCAGCGCGACGCCGACGAACGGCCGCAGCCGACCGGACAGGGATTTCACCGGACCAGTGTCCCCCGTCGCAGCCGCCGCACCGCGAACCAGACCACCGCGAGCGCTACGGTCGCGATCACCGCGTACTGGAACCACCCGGCGTACTCCTCGACCCGCCACCACTGCTCCCCCAACTGGTAGCCGGCCAGCACGAACACCGTGTTCCAGATTGCGCTGCCCGCGGTCGTGTAGAGCAGGAACCGGCTGAGCGGCATCCGCTCGACGCCCGCCGGGATCGAGATCAGGCTGCGGAAGATCGGGATCATCCGCCCGAAGAACACCGCCTTGGCGCCGTGGCGGGCGAACCACGCCTCGGCCCGGTCGACGTCCGCGAGCTTGACCAGCGGCAATCGGTCCACGACCGCGCGCAGCCGGTCGCGCCCGAACGCGGCACCGAGCCCGTAGAGCGCCAACGCGCCGACCAGCGAGCCGATCGTCGTCCAGATCAGCGCGCTGGCCAGGCTCAGCTCGCCGCGGCTCGCGGCGAACCCCGCCAGCGGCAGGATCACCTCGCTCGGGATCGGCGGGAACAGGTTCTCCGCCGCGATCGCCACCCCGGCGCCGGGGCCGCCGAGCGTCTCCATCAATTCCACTGCCCAGCCGGACAGGCCACCCTCGTCCACAAAGGTCATGCTGAGGACGCTATGAGCGGCCGATCCGCCGGACCATGGGGCCGACCACCCGGCTGACCAGGTACTCCGCACTACCGCACTGTGGAAAACCCCACCATCCCCGGGACGTCGGCGAGCTGGCGGAGCTGGTCGTTGAGGTGGGTGCAGGTGGAGATCCCGGTGAGTTCCCGCCGTACCAACGGCCGGAGCTCGCGGACGTCCCTACCCACCAGCCGCTCGGCGCTCGCCGCCGACGACGGGCACTCCACCCACGGCAGCACGCGCGGCGTCGCGGTCATCGCCCGGATCCGGTAGTCGGACGGATCCACGGTTCCGCGCACCGCCCACTCGTGGATCACGGATTCTCTTCCGTCCGCGTCGACGTGCGAGTCCCGGTACCAGCTGTCGAGCTCGAGCAGCCCGTCGGCCGACCACAGGTCCAGCCGCCGCGCCCGCCGGACGGCGTGCGGCGGCAGGTCCGGCCGGTCATGCCACGCCACCGGGTCCCACGCCACCGGGTCCCACGCCACCGGGTCCCACGCCTCCGCCGCCGACGCCGGCACGCCCGGCACGCCCGGCACAACCCGACCGCCCGAGCCCGGGTCCGGGTCCGGGCCAGCCGAGTCCGGGCCAGCCGAGTCCGTGCCAGCCGAGCCAGGCCCGGCCGACGCGGGCACGATCGAATCGCGAGAAGGCTCCGCGGGATCTGGGGCGTCCGGGCCGGTCACCGCCGGGATCATCCGATCCCGCGTGATCCCGAGCATGATCGTCCCTCCGGTGCGCCAGCCCGAGCAGAGGTCGGCCCGCGCCACCCGGTCCAGCGTCTCGCCGCTCGCCCGGAACCCACCAGCGGCGGACAACGCCACGCCGCTGACCAGCGTCGCCACCGGGAAGTCGTCGAGCAGCAGGTGCAGCAGGGTCGCGTTGGCGTAGTGCTCGGGCAGCGTCTCCTGCACCCGGCGGCGGAACCCGCTCGCCACCGATACCCCGACCAGTGCGGCGAGCCGGTCGTCCGGTGGGTCGGCGGAGAGCGTACGCAGCGTCCAGCCACCGACGTAGTCGACCTCGGCGTCGATCCGGGTGGTCGCCGCCGAGTGCGAACCATCCGCATCGGTGTGGAGGTCACGGGCCCGCGCGTCGACGACCACGCGGCCGGTCAGCCCGTCCGGGCGGAGCATGTCGACGGTGCTGGTCCGGCGTACCGACCCGGGACGCCGGGCGGGCGTTCCGTGCACCGGCTCGTGGGTGCCGTGTCGGGGATGCAGGGCGCGAGCGGACGTCATCGACTCTCCTCACCGAGGGCCGTACGGTTGCTTCGGCGAACCAACATCCTTCCTACGCGCTTCCGCGCGCCGCAGCCAGCCTTCCGCGCGCCGCAGCAGCCTTCCGCGCGCCGCAGCCAGCCTTCCGCGCGCCGCAGCCAGCCTTCTGCGCGCCGCAGCCAGCCTTCTGCGCGCGCCAGCCTTCTGCGCGTGGCAGCACACGACGGAGCGGGCCACGGTGACCCGTGACCCGCTCCATCGGAGACCTAGTCCGCGCTGCCGGACAGCGGCTGCTCGCCGGGCCGTAGTCCGCGATGCCCCATCCGCTCGGCCTTCGTCGCCAGGTACGCCTCGTTGGCCGGCAACGCCGCGGCAGGCATCGCGTGCACCTCGGCGGCCCGGATCCCAGCGGCGCGTAACGCCGCGACCTTGTCCGGGTTGTTCGTCAGCAGCCGGATCTCCTCGATCCCGATCTGCCGCAGGTACGCGGCGGCCGGACCGTAGCTGCGCCGGTCGACCGGCTCCCCCAGCTCCAGGTTCGCCTCGACCGTGTCCAGCCCGGCCTCCTGCAGCGCGTATGCGCGGATCTTCTGCGCCAGGCCGATCCCGCGCCCCTCCTGACCCCGCAGGTAGAGGACCATGCCCCGGCCTTCCTCCGCGACCAGCCGGAGCGCGGTGTCGAGCTGGTCACCGCAGTCACAGCGCTGCGATCCGAGCGCCTCCCCGGTCAAACACTCGGAGTGCACGCGTACCAGCGGCGGTTCGCCGCCCGGTGGCCCGGCGGGCGGCGTCCGCATGGAGAGGGCGAGGTGTTCGACGTCGTCAGCGCCGGAGAAACAGACGGCGTCGAAGACGCCGTGCCGGGTCGGGAGCTTGGCCCGTGCGAGAACACGAACGGTCGCCGGAGCGGTCGTGGTCACCGGTCACCACCTTCCACTGTCGGGTCCGGAGCAATATGCGAGCTCGGCAGAGGTCACCGCATGGGTGCGACAGAAGTTCACCAGGTGAGCACGTCGCCCGACGAGTTCTGGTTCACCCACTTACCGGCCTGAACACCAGATGCCTACCGAACCATCCCGACATCCGCCAGCAATTCGCGCGCAACAAGCGGCGTCCCGGGAGGTCGGACGCTGCTCCCGGGACGCCGTGACGACCGTACGATCTCAATCTAGGTAGAGGTCAACTGCGCTGGTCACGCCAGTGCCGGGCCACGGTTTCCAGCACGTAGAAGTCCTCGCGCAGCGAGCGCCGGTCGTGCGGATCGCCCGGGTTGGTGTCGAGCACGACATAGCTCGCACCGAGTGCCGCAATTGTGTCGAGGTCCGCGGCGATCTGCTCGAGCGTGCCGGTGCCCGCCGGGCGGTCGGGGAGCTCGACGTGCTCCTGCCGGACGTCGAGCTGGACGCGGGGCGCCACCGGCGGTGCGGGCTTGCCGAGCACGGCGGCGGCGTCGCGGAGCGCCGGGAGACCGATGTCCCGCAGCCAGGTCAGGTCGGGGTTGGCCGGGTGCCAGGCGTCGCCGAACCGGGCCGCGCGGCGGATCGCCACCGGCGCCGCGCCACCGACCCAGATCGGCGGGTGCGGCCTGCGCACCGGCGCCGGGCCGGTCGCGACGTCGGTGAACGTGACGAACTCCGAGTCGTGCGAGATCCGTTCCCTGGTCCAGAAGTCGACGAGAACCCGCAGGTGGTCGTCGGTCATCGCGCCGCGCCGGGCATACGGGACGCCGAGCGCGGCGAACTCCGGCTCCGACCAGCCGGACGCCACGCCGAGCACGAACCGGCCGTCGCTGAACCGGTCGATGTTCGCCACGACCCGGGCGGTCTGCAGCGGATGGCGGTACGGCGCGATCGTCACGCTGGTGCCCAGTTCCAGCGTCGTCGTGAGCGCGGCGAGCCAGGAGATCGTCGTGAACGGGTCGTAGAACGGCGCCGGGTAGGTCTCGTCGACGTCCGGCGTCGACGCGACGTGGTCGGACATCATCGCGAGCGCGAACCCGGCATCCTCGGCGAACCGCGCCCAGGCGCGGAGACCCTTCGGGTCGGCGCTCGGGCCGAAGTTCCGGACGTTGAGCCCCAACTTCACGGCAGCCCCAGTTTCACGGCAGCCCCAGTCTCACGGCAGCCCCAGTCTCACGGCAGCCCCGCCAGGTATCGCCGGAACGGCTCGTCGGCGCCGGGCGTCGGGACGTGCCGCAACTGCTCCGGTGCGAGCGCCCGCAGCGCCGCCTGCATCGGAACCGCCAGCGGGGCGCTGTCCGGCGGCGCCGGGTACCGCAGGTCGGGGATCAGCTCCTTCGGCGCCGCGTACACCAGCGCGGTGACGCCCACGGTGGCCGCGACCGCGTGGCAGATCGCGCACGGCTCGCAGCTGGAGTAGACGACCGCGCCGGTCAGGTGGAGGACGTCGAGCGCACGGCACGCGTTACGGACCGCGGCGACCTCGGCGTGGGCGGTCGGGTCGCGGTCGGTCAGCGCGGTGTTGACGCCGGTCGCCAGCGTCTCGCCGTCGCGGACCACGACGGCGCCGAACGGCAGCTGCCCCGCGTCAGCGTTGGCCGCCGCCAGCCGTACCGCTTCCCGGAGCCATCGCTCGTCGGTCATACCGGACATCTTAGTTCCGGAACCATTCGCGCTGGACGGTCACGACGAGGAACGTTCCGCCGTAGCGGGATGCGGCGTACTGGAGCGGGACGCGGTCGAGGGCGGGGGCGCGGCGGTCCCACTCCGGTGGGTCGCCGG
This sequence is a window from Cryptosporangium aurantiacum. Protein-coding genes within it:
- a CDS encoding sensor histidine kinase, giving the protein MKSLSGRLRPFVGVALGACTGLVALGYLLAAGAAVALTAGRARPRLGAVARWLAEIDRRRVVRFYGPTTSGAVTTAGALAYLAARVAVGLFGGLLYGLLLWGGVTVLVLWIGWILGWPVDGIEATPLIVAYLIGLAAVLAFLNLSGIAALARADRWVAVRLLGPGPREAYERRIAELSTARLEVVAAVDAERRRIERDLHDGVQQRLVAVGMLLGRARRLPPADGRLSDLLRQAHDEAADALVELREVSWRVFPAALDAGGLPVALETVADRSPVPVTLSVELDERPVSAVETVAYFVVSEAVTNAIKHAAASRVDVAVRRTGEELRVVVHDDGTGGAEPSGTGLTGLSRRVSALDGRFRVDSPAGGPTTIEAVLPCV
- a CDS encoding DUF2889 domain-containing protein, with product MTSARALHPRHGTHEPVHGTPARRPGSVRRTSTVDMLRPDGLTGRVVVDARARDLHTDADGSHSAATTRIDAEVDYVGGWTLRTLSADPPDDRLAALVGVSVASGFRRRVQETLPEHYANATLLHLLLDDFPVATLVSGVALSAAGGFRASGETLDRVARADLCSGWRTGGTIMLGITRDRMIPAVTGPDAPDPAEPSRDSIVPASAGPGSAGTDSAGPDSAGPDPDPGSGGRVVPGVPGVPASAAEAWDPVAWDPVAWDPVAWHDRPDLPPHAVRRARRLDLWSADGLLELDSWYRDSHVDADGRESVIHEWAVRGTVDPSDYRIRAMTATPRVLPWVECPSSAASAERLVGRDVRELRPLVRRELTGISTCTHLNDQLRQLADVPGMVGFSTVR
- a CDS encoding response regulator — encoded protein: MRLMLAEDSALLRVGLERLVADEGHDVVASVGDADALLAAVAAGPPDVVVVDVRMPPTHTDEGLRAALRIRERWPAVGVLVLSQYVEKRYAAELLGSTASGIGYLLKDRVVRVEEFLDALNRVGAGGAAFDPEVVRQLLARPAHADPLAALTGREREVLGRMAEGQTNGRIGSELSISQSAVEKHVNAIFDKLGLSAEGGYSRRVLAVLRYLGA
- a CDS encoding DedA family protein, which translates into the protein MTFVDEGGLSGWAVELMETLGGPGAGVAIAAENLFPPIPSEVILPLAGFAASRGELSLASALIWTTIGSLVGALALYGLGAAFGRDRLRAVVDRLPLVKLADVDRAEAWFARHGAKAVFFGRMIPIFRSLISIPAGVERMPLSRFLLYTTAGSAIWNTVFVLAGYQLGEQWWRVEEYAGWFQYAVIATVALAVVWFAVRRLRRGTLVR
- a CDS encoding nucleoside deaminase; the protein is MTDERWLREAVRLAAANADAGQLPFGAVVVRDGETLATGVNTALTDRDPTAHAEVAAVRNACRALDVLHLTGAVVYSSCEPCAICHAVAATVGVTALVYAAPKELIPDLRYPAPPDSAPLAVPMQAALRALAPEQLRHVPTPGADEPFRRYLAGLP
- a CDS encoding TIGR03619 family F420-dependent LLM class oxidoreductase; this translates as MKLGLNVRNFGPSADPKGLRAWARFAEDAGFALAMMSDHVASTPDVDETYPAPFYDPFTTISWLAALTTTLELGTSVTIAPYRHPLQTARVVANIDRFSDGRFVLGVASGWSEPEFAALGVPYARRGAMTDDHLRVLVDFWTRERISHDSEFVTFTDVATGPAPVRRPHPPIWVGGAAPVAIRRAARFGDAWHPANPDLTWLRDIGLPALRDAAAVLGKPAPPVAPRVQLDVRQEHVELPDRPAGTGTLEQIAADLDTIAALGASYVVLDTNPGDPHDRRSLREDFYVLETVARHWRDQRS
- the ribA gene encoding GTP cyclohydrolase II; the protein is MTTTAPATVRVLARAKLPTRHGVFDAVCFSGADDVEHLALSMRTPPAGPPGGEPPLVRVHSECLTGEALGSQRCDCGDQLDTALRLVAEEGRGMVLYLRGQEGRGIGLAQKIRAYALQEAGLDTVEANLELGEPVDRRSYGPAAAYLRQIGIEEIRLLTNNPDKVAALRAAGIRAAEVHAMPAAALPANEAYLATKAERMGHRGLRPGEQPLSGSAD